The Bacillota bacterium genome includes a window with the following:
- the pabB gene encoding aminodeoxychorismate synthase component I: MSEPLPLYKTVIPLPASLSLSQIYARCNLCQPHTVVLDSGAEPSPRGSFRLARYCFIAQEPFGVLEAYPDHVLWRDAGGILRMEDDPLRVLQGFLRRFHLPLYDAPTPLPAGVLGYLGYGLKAFIEPCPNRLPAPNRLPLYWFGFYDTIATIDIDAWRVVLTSTGLPFSGATAHRWAQQRLQQAATRWEKALIGQRIVSEPAVSCGEPFPMWARKDYLHAVQQAQHYIAQGDIYQVNLAQAYQAHFRGNPASLFLRIREVSPAPFSAFIDTGRFCVISASPERFLHMNPVTRTVHTRPIKGTRPRSADPDEDCRLAEALMHSPKDHAEHIMIVDLERNDLGRVAEIGSVQVAEMMALEGYAQVYHLTSTVRAQLRDNVDVETLLRATFPGGSITGAPKVRAMQIIEELEPVAREVYTGAIGYIAFHGGLDLNIAIRTAVIRNDQITLYGGGGIVAESEPEREYEEIRAKLCGWFQAMETGRQTHAVDMVQR, encoded by the coding sequence ATGAGTGAACCGCTGCCGCTATACAAAACCGTTATTCCATTGCCGGCGTCCCTGTCGCTCTCGCAGATTTACGCGCGATGCAACCTCTGCCAGCCACACACGGTCGTGCTGGACAGCGGTGCCGAGCCGTCGCCGCGAGGAAGCTTCCGGCTGGCACGCTATTGCTTCATCGCGCAAGAGCCATTCGGCGTGCTGGAAGCATATCCCGACCATGTGCTGTGGCGAGATGCTGGCGGTATCCTGCGCATGGAAGACGACCCGCTGCGCGTACTTCAGGGTTTCTTGCGGCGTTTCCATCTCCCCTTGTATGATGCGCCCACGCCGCTACCTGCTGGGGTGCTGGGCTATCTCGGCTACGGGCTGAAGGCGTTCATTGAGCCCTGTCCGAACCGCCTTCCCGCCCCCAACCGGCTGCCATTATATTGGTTTGGCTTTTACGATACAATTGCCACGATAGACATCGATGCGTGGAGGGTGGTGCTCACCTCTACCGGCCTGCCGTTCAGTGGTGCAACCGCCCATCGATGGGCACAGCAACGCCTTCAGCAAGCAGCGACACGCTGGGAAAAGGCTCTCATCGGTCAGAGGATAGTGTCCGAACCCGCCGTTTCCTGTGGAGAGCCGTTCCCCATGTGGGCGCGGAAAGATTATCTGCACGCGGTGCAGCAAGCCCAGCACTACATCGCGCAGGGAGATATCTATCAGGTCAACCTCGCACAGGCATATCAAGCGCACTTTCGCGGAAACCCCGCGTCGCTCTTTCTGCGCATACGCGAGGTCTCGCCTGCGCCGTTCAGTGCGTTCATCGATACCGGACGGTTTTGCGTTATCAGCGCATCGCCGGAACGTTTCCTCCACATGAACCCGGTGACGCGCACCGTACACACACGCCCTATCAAGGGAACGCGCCCGCGCTCGGCAGACCCCGACGAGGACTGTCGGCTCGCCGAAGCACTGATGCACAGCCCCAAAGACCACGCGGAGCACATCATGATTGTAGACCTGGAGCGCAACGACCTGGGCAGGGTGGCAGAAATCGGCTCGGTGCAGGTGGCGGAGATGATGGCGCTGGAAGGCTATGCGCAGGTGTATCACCTCACCAGTACCGTGCGGGCGCAGCTGCGCGACAACGTAGATGTAGAGACCCTCTTGCGCGCCACCTTTCCCGGTGGCAGTATCACGGGCGCACCGAAGGTGCGCGCGATGCAAATCATCGAGGAGCTGGAACCGGTTGCCCGTGAGGTTTACACCGGCGCCATTGGCTACATCGCGTTTCACGGAGGTCTGGACCTCAATATCGCCATTCGCACCGCCGTCATCCGAAACGACCAGATTACCCTTTACGGCGGGGGCGGTATTGTTGCCGAATCGGAACCGGAACGCGAGTACGAGGAGATACGCGCCAAGCTGTGCGGGTGGTTTCAGGCGATGGAGACAGGCAGACAGACCCATGCAGTGGATATGGTACAACGGTGA
- a CDS encoding M48 family metalloprotease: MKWFLRARVIWLLVVSLMLGGLATEVFAQPKSEEDPEVRMGREAAQEIERTLRIIDDPALVERVNRIGQEIAAVANVSNIPITWGINKRSQFQYTFKVVDDKDVNAFSLPGGFIYVNKGLLDYVQSDHELAAVLAHEIAHAAHHHLLRLGQENEKINRRVTLPALLVMVLSGAPARDLSNVMMGVQLYQIAKLNGFTQEAEIDADRAAILYLMQTKYNPVGMLTFMERLARDEARRPERQLGIFRTHPPSRERAQAMLNLFRELNIPVNRRAVARILPVELREKTVQDRSLVEVYLDSVPVFAPADRDGQTSAERARQISERLDSLLNDGIQMFDIRLSSDRRTVVARSHPILTIEPEDAALYGKSMHELAEQVSNAIKRALWNELIQRAY, from the coding sequence ATGAAATGGTTTCTGCGTGCCCGTGTGATATGGTTGCTCGTGGTCAGCCTCATGCTCGGGGGGCTGGCAACAGAGGTCTTCGCGCAGCCCAAGTCGGAAGAGGACCCCGAAGTGCGCATGGGCAGGGAAGCGGCTCAGGAGATTGAACGCACCCTGCGCATCATTGATGACCCCGCTCTGGTGGAGCGGGTGAACCGTATTGGGCAGGAGATTGCCGCGGTAGCCAACGTCTCCAACATCCCCATCACGTGGGGCATCAATAAAAGGTCACAGTTTCAGTATACGTTCAAGGTGGTGGATGATAAGGACGTCAACGCCTTCTCGCTGCCGGGCGGGTTCATCTATGTGAACAAGGGTTTGCTGGACTATGTGCAGTCCGACCACGAGCTGGCGGCGGTGCTGGCACACGAAATCGCACACGCGGCACATCATCATCTGCTGCGTCTGGGGCAGGAGAACGAGAAGATTAACCGCCGGGTAACCCTGCCCGCTCTGCTGGTGATGGTTCTGTCCGGCGCGCCGGCGCGGGATTTAAGCAATGTCATGATGGGAGTTCAGCTGTATCAGATAGCCAAACTGAACGGCTTCACTCAGGAAGCGGAAATAGACGCCGACCGCGCTGCCATCCTGTATCTGATGCAGACGAAGTACAATCCTGTGGGCATGCTGACCTTCATGGAGCGACTGGCGCGCGATGAAGCGCGGCGACCGGAGAGGCAACTGGGTATCTTCCGCACGCACCCTCCCTCGCGCGAGCGCGCCCAGGCGATGCTGAACCTGTTCCGCGAGCTGAACATCCCCGTCAACCGCAGGGCGGTGGCGCGTATTTTGCCTGTGGAACTGCGAGAGAAAACAGTGCAGGACCGCAGTCTGGTGGAGGTCTACCTGGACAGCGTTCCCGTGTTTGCCCCTGCTGACCGCGACGGACAAACCTCCGCCGAGCGCGCCCGGCAGATTAGCGAGCGACTGGACAGCCTGTTGAACGACGGCATCCAGATGTTTGACATCCGCCTGTCCAGTGATAGGCGTACGGTGGTAGCGCGCAGCCACCCGATACTCACCATCGAGCCTGAGGACGCCGCCCTGTACGGCAAGAGTATGCACGAGCTGGCGGAGCAGGTCTCCAACGCCATCAAGCGCGCCCTCTGGAACGAGCTGATTCAGCGGGCATACTGA